A genomic segment from Blastococcus sp. PRF04-17 encodes:
- the rsfS gene encoding ribosome silencing factor yields the protein MTASAEARDTALLAAQAAADKLATDVSIVDVSDRLAITDAFVLASAPNERQVQSIVDEVEERLREHGIRPVRREGVAEARWVLLDFVDVVVHVQHAEERAYYALERLWKDCPTIPFSDRARPAPADEGTTGQ from the coding sequence ATGACCGCCTCGGCCGAGGCGCGGGACACCGCGCTGCTCGCCGCGCAGGCGGCTGCGGACAAGCTCGCCACCGACGTGTCGATCGTCGACGTCAGCGACCGGCTCGCGATCACCGACGCGTTCGTGCTGGCCTCGGCGCCGAACGAGCGCCAGGTGCAGTCGATCGTCGACGAGGTGGAGGAGCGGCTGCGCGAGCACGGCATCAGGCCGGTGCGACGCGAGGGCGTCGCCGAGGCGCGCTGGGTCCTGCTCGACTTCGTCGACGTCGTCGTGCACGTCCAGCACGCGGAGGAGCGCGCGTACTACGCGCTCGAGCGGCTCTGGAAGGACTGCCCGACCATCCCCTTCTCCGATCGTGCCCGGCCGGCGCCGGCTGACGAGGGCACGACCGGGCAGTGA
- the nadD gene encoding nicotinate-nucleotide adenylyltransferase, with protein sequence MTAPVPAPGGLAGHLDGFVRAVREAGIPVGISQAVDAAEILTVVDLLDREQLRHGLAAVLLQRAAQRPTYDVLFDLWWPLSDRPAASGSDPDEPEEPGGSTLDVPGGDDADLAQLMREQLLQLLVDGDEEALRRFARQAVELLGRGQPSPSGQSYFSYRVLRALSPDTLVSQLLAGLLAEGDRSGLAERVARQAVRERLAAFRAAIEAEVRRRTAAEKGREKVAKNAVRPLADQVDFLRAQSADLAELRRAVAPLARRLAVRLSARRRLGREGRLDFRRTVRASLGTGGVPVVTHHRPRKVHKPELVVLCDVSGSVAGFSHFTLMLTQALREHFTGVRAFAFVDTTDEVTRFFRPGADVIDAVARIGREADVVGFDGHSDYGTAFDVFADRWASAVGPKTSLLVLGDGRTNYRPRACRCWPSWSAGRGPRTGSTRSRGGHGGAVTRRPTGTARSSTWWSAATPSSCRSSSRPCEVHVVDLFPCRRRVLSTPRPVDTSPRRPEASLRCRRAHRAKFRCAAVTEPVFIRWAARCRGVSPDISGDAQRLRRLRPAARGAGRGDPSSPLRGRWARRPEPVPHGAGSGMPGYARPVAGGRIGIMGGTFDPVHHGHLVAASEVAGLFGLDEVVFVPTGQPWQKTERAVSPPEDRYLMTVIATASNPRFSVSRVDIDRGGPTYTIDTLTDLSRQRPDADLFFITGADALGQILTWRDNEQLFQLAHFIGVTRPGFHLADAHLPEGAVSLVEVPALAISSSDCRDRVGRGMPIWYLVPDGVVQYIEKRGLYRSGPRRGPTDTARHTDTHLQEVPR encoded by the coding sequence ATGACGGCCCCGGTGCCTGCCCCCGGCGGACTCGCCGGGCACCTGGACGGCTTCGTCCGCGCCGTGCGCGAAGCCGGCATCCCCGTCGGGATCAGCCAGGCGGTCGACGCGGCCGAGATCCTCACCGTGGTCGATCTGCTCGACCGCGAACAGCTGCGGCACGGGCTGGCGGCGGTCCTGCTGCAGCGCGCGGCGCAGCGGCCGACCTACGACGTCCTCTTCGACCTCTGGTGGCCGCTGTCCGACCGGCCGGCTGCGTCCGGGTCGGATCCGGACGAGCCCGAGGAACCCGGCGGCTCGACGCTGGACGTGCCCGGTGGGGACGACGCCGACCTGGCGCAGCTCATGCGCGAGCAGCTCCTCCAGCTGCTGGTGGACGGCGACGAGGAGGCGCTGCGCCGGTTCGCCCGCCAGGCCGTCGAGCTGCTCGGTCGCGGCCAGCCCTCGCCGTCGGGGCAGTCGTACTTCAGCTACCGGGTGCTGCGGGCGCTGTCGCCGGACACGCTGGTCTCCCAACTGCTCGCGGGGCTGCTGGCCGAGGGCGACCGAAGCGGTCTGGCCGAGCGGGTCGCGCGGCAGGCGGTGCGGGAGCGGCTGGCCGCCTTCCGTGCCGCGATCGAGGCCGAGGTGCGTCGGCGGACGGCGGCGGAGAAGGGCCGGGAGAAGGTCGCGAAGAACGCCGTCCGCCCGCTTGCCGACCAGGTGGACTTCCTGCGGGCGCAGTCCGCCGACCTCGCCGAGCTGCGGCGGGCGGTGGCCCCGCTGGCCCGGCGACTGGCCGTGCGGCTGTCCGCGCGGCGGCGCCTGGGCCGGGAGGGCCGCCTGGACTTCCGCAGGACGGTGCGCGCGTCACTGGGCACCGGCGGCGTGCCGGTGGTGACCCACCACCGCCCGCGCAAGGTCCACAAGCCGGAGCTGGTCGTGCTGTGCGACGTCAGCGGTTCGGTGGCCGGGTTCAGCCACTTCACCTTGATGCTCACGCAGGCGCTGCGCGAGCACTTCACCGGCGTGCGGGCGTTCGCCTTCGTCGACACCACCGACGAGGTGACGCGGTTCTTCCGCCCCGGGGCCGACGTGATCGACGCCGTCGCCCGCATCGGCCGGGAGGCCGACGTCGTCGGCTTCGACGGGCACAGCGACTACGGCACCGCCTTCGACGTGTTCGCCGACCGGTGGGCGTCGGCGGTCGGGCCGAAGACGTCGCTGCTGGTGCTCGGCGACGGGCGGACCAACTACCGCCCCCGGGCGTGCCGGTGCTGGCCGAGCTGGTCCGCCGGTCGCGGTCCGCGCACTGGCTCAACCCGGAGCCGCGGCGGTCATGGGGGAGCGGTGACTCGGCGGCCGACCGGTACGGCGAGGTCATCGACATGGTGGAGTGCCGCAACGCCGTCCAGTTGTCGGAGTTCATCACGACCCTGTGAGGTGCACGTCGTCGACCTGTTCCCTTGTCGACGCCGCGTCCTGTCGACACCGCGTCCTGTCGACACGTCGCCTCGTCGACCGGAGGCCTCGCTCCGGTGCCGTCGGGCGCATCGTGCGAAGTTCCGGTGCGCAGCCGTAACCGAACCGGTATTCATCCGTTGGGCAGCGCGGTGCCGGGGCGTCAGCCCCGACATCTCCGGAGACGCTCAGCGCCTCCGGAGGCTGCGACCGGCTGCACGGGGAGCCGGTCGCGGCGATCCGTCGTCCCCGCTGAGGGGCCGCTGGGCTCGCCGGCCGGAGCCGGTCCCTCACGGGGCCGGCTCCGGTATGCCCGGATACGCTCGCCCGGTGGCAGGCGGCCGGATCGGGATCATGGGCGGGACGTTCGATCCCGTCCACCACGGTCACCTGGTCGCCGCCAGCGAGGTCGCCGGCCTCTTCGGTCTGGACGAGGTCGTCTTCGTGCCGACCGGCCAACCGTGGCAGAAGACCGAGCGGGCGGTCAGCCCTCCCGAGGACCGCTACCTCATGACGGTCATCGCGACCGCCTCCAATCCGCGCTTCTCGGTCAGCCGGGTCGACATCGACCGCGGCGGGCCCACCTACACGATCGACACGCTCACCGACCTGAGCCGGCAGCGTCCCGACGCCGACCTGTTCTTCATCACCGGCGCCGATGCGCTCGGTCAGATCCTGACCTGGCGCGACAACGAGCAGCTGTTCCAGCTCGCGCACTTCATCGGCGTCACCCGGCCCGGCTTCCATCTCGCGGACGCGCACCTGCCCGAGGGCGCGGTCAGCCTGGTCGAGGTGCCCGCGCTGGCGATCAGCTCCAGCGACTGCCGTGACCGGGTCGGGCGCGGGATGCCGATCTGGTACCTCGTGCCGGACGGCGTGGTGCAGTACATCGAGAAGCGCGGGCTCTACCGCTCCGGCCCCCGTCGAGGGCCGACCGACACCGCCCGCCACACCGACACACATCTCCAGGAGGTACCCCGATGA
- a CDS encoding AAA family ATPase: MTRPQSPQFSSVGDVEKRLSEAGYLPDAQIATTVFLADRLGKPLLVEGPAGTGKTELAKALATATGSELIRLQCYEGLDEARALYEWNYKKQLLRIQAAQGGDGADWDTVHDDIFGEEFLLSRPLLTAIRRTEPTVLLVDETDKADVEVEGLLLEVLSDFQVTIPELGTVTATRRPMVVLTSNATRELSEALKRRCLYLALDYPSAEREREIVLSRVPDLAPGLAEQLVRTIRALRALELKKSPSISETLDWAQTLLELGLDTLDESAMRSTLGVVLKHASDQDRAAAELRLN, from the coding sequence ATGACCCGCCCGCAGTCCCCGCAGTTCTCCTCGGTCGGGGACGTCGAGAAGCGGCTCTCGGAAGCCGGCTACCTGCCTGACGCGCAGATCGCGACCACGGTCTTCCTGGCCGACCGCCTGGGCAAGCCGCTGCTGGTCGAGGGGCCTGCCGGCACGGGCAAGACCGAGCTGGCCAAGGCGCTGGCCACGGCGACCGGCTCGGAGCTGATCAGGCTGCAGTGCTACGAGGGTCTGGACGAGGCCCGGGCCCTCTACGAGTGGAACTACAAGAAGCAGCTCCTGCGCATCCAGGCCGCCCAGGGCGGCGACGGCGCGGACTGGGACACCGTCCACGACGACATCTTCGGTGAGGAGTTCCTGCTCTCCCGGCCGCTGCTGACCGCGATCCGGCGCACCGAGCCGACGGTGCTGCTCGTCGACGAGACCGACAAGGCCGACGTCGAGGTCGAGGGTCTGCTGCTCGAGGTGCTCTCGGACTTCCAGGTGACCATCCCGGAGCTCGGCACGGTCACCGCCACCCGGCGGCCGATGGTGGTGCTCACCTCGAACGCCACGCGTGAGCTGTCGGAGGCACTCAAGCGCCGCTGCCTGTACCTGGCGCTGGACTACCCCTCGGCCGAGCGGGAGCGCGAGATCGTGCTCTCGCGGGTGCCCGACCTGGCGCCCGGGCTGGCCGAGCAGCTGGTGCGGACCATCCGGGCGCTGCGGGCACTGGAGCTGAAGAAGTCGCCGTCGATCTCCGAGACCCTCGACTGGGCGCAGACCCTGCTCGAGCTGGGGCTGGACACGCTCGACGAGTCGGCCATGCGCTCGACGCTCGGGGTGGTCCTCAAGCACGCCAGCGACCAGGACCGCGCCGCGGCCGAGCTGCGGCTGAACTGA
- a CDS encoding glutamate-5-semialdehyde dehydrogenase yields MSDVSDLPLIGAAALRARSAARVLRTLPTDAKDAALAAMADALVRRADELLSANAADVAAARADGTPESILDRLRLDAGRVAGVADALRQLVALPDPVGDVVRGSRLPNGLQLRQVRVPLGVVGIVYEARPNVTVDAAGLCLKSGNAALLRGSASAFGTNTALVEVLREAGAKAGLPEGFVELLPADRASVGELLNARGVVDVVIPRGGASLIERVVRESTVPVIETGVGNCHVYVDASADAAMAEAIVLNAKTHRVSVCNSAETLLVHRDVPYLPRLLAALADAGVTLHGDPAARAAHPSVVPATDEDWATEYLSMDMAVRVVDDLPSALDHIARWGSGHSEAIVADSATAIADFVAGVDAAAVLVNASTRFTDGGEFGFGAEIGISTQKLHARGPLGLPELTSTTYVVTGNGHVR; encoded by the coding sequence GTGTCCGACGTCTCCGACCTGCCGCTGATCGGCGCCGCCGCGCTCCGTGCACGGTCGGCCGCCCGGGTGCTGCGCACCCTGCCCACCGACGCCAAGGACGCCGCGCTGGCCGCGATGGCCGACGCGCTGGTGAGGCGCGCCGACGAGCTCCTTTCCGCCAACGCCGCCGACGTGGCGGCCGCGCGGGCCGACGGGACGCCGGAGTCGATCCTCGACCGGCTGCGGCTGGACGCCGGCCGCGTCGCCGGGGTCGCCGACGCGCTGCGCCAGCTGGTCGCGCTGCCCGACCCGGTCGGGGACGTCGTCCGCGGCTCGCGGCTGCCGAACGGGCTGCAGCTGCGCCAGGTCCGCGTGCCGCTCGGCGTCGTGGGCATCGTCTACGAGGCCCGACCCAACGTGACCGTCGACGCCGCCGGGCTCTGCCTCAAGAGCGGCAACGCGGCCCTGCTCCGCGGCTCGGCATCGGCGTTCGGCACGAACACCGCGCTGGTCGAGGTGTTGCGCGAGGCCGGCGCGAAGGCAGGGCTGCCCGAGGGCTTCGTCGAGCTGCTGCCCGCCGACCGCGCGTCGGTGGGCGAGCTGCTGAACGCCCGCGGCGTCGTCGACGTCGTGATCCCCCGCGGTGGCGCCTCGCTGATCGAGCGGGTGGTCCGCGAGTCGACGGTGCCGGTGATCGAGACCGGCGTCGGCAACTGCCACGTCTACGTCGACGCGTCGGCCGACGCGGCCATGGCCGAGGCGATCGTCCTCAACGCGAAGACCCACCGGGTGAGCGTCTGCAACTCCGCCGAGACGCTGCTCGTCCACCGCGACGTCCCGTACCTGCCGCGGCTCTTGGCGGCGCTGGCCGACGCCGGGGTGACCCTCCACGGTGATCCCGCCGCCCGGGCGGCCCATCCGTCGGTCGTCCCCGCCACCGACGAGGACTGGGCGACCGAGTACCTGTCGATGGACATGGCGGTGCGGGTCGTCGACGACCTCCCGTCGGCACTGGATCACATCGCGCGCTGGGGGAGCGGGCACAGCGAGGCCATCGTCGCCGACTCCGCCACCGCGATCGCCGACTTCGTCGCCGGGGTGGACGCCGCCGCCGTCCTGGTGAACGCCTCGACGCGGTTCACCGACGGCGGGGAGTTCGGGTTCGGTGCCGAAATCGGCATCTCCACGCAGAAGCTGCACGCCCGCGGGCCCCTGGGCCTGCCCGAGCTCACGTCCACCACGTACGTCGTGACCGGCAACGGCCACGTCCGCTGA
- a CDS encoding metal ABC transporter substrate-binding protein gives MATSVHHRTTLAAASAAALLLAGCGDDGRAQSGSDGGLDVVAGFYPLQWATERIGGDRVSVSSATPPGGEPHDLELTPRDVAVVSEADLVVYLAGFQPALDEAVQSEAGDRAWDAGQAADLSLTSEGEGHTDDEGHTDDEGHTDDEGHTDDEGHTDDEGHAHEEGAADPHFWLDPTRLAAVGDALAERLTELDPEGESTYEENAAALRAELEALDQEMQAGLADCAVTTLVTSHDAFGYLADRYGLEVVGISGLSPSQEPRPSQLAEIATLVGDRGVTTVYTETLVDPAVAETVAQEAGVQTAVLDPLEGLTDESAGDDYVQVMRANLATLQEGQSCS, from the coding sequence ATGGCCACTTCCGTACATCACCGGACCACACTGGCGGCCGCTTCGGCCGCCGCCCTCCTGCTCGCCGGTTGCGGCGACGACGGTCGGGCTCAGAGCGGCTCCGACGGCGGGCTGGACGTCGTCGCCGGCTTCTATCCGCTGCAGTGGGCCACCGAACGCATCGGCGGCGACCGGGTCTCGGTGTCGTCGGCCACCCCACCGGGCGGTGAGCCGCACGACCTCGAGCTGACGCCCCGCGACGTCGCCGTGGTCTCGGAGGCCGATCTCGTCGTGTACCTGGCGGGCTTCCAGCCCGCCCTCGACGAGGCCGTGCAGTCCGAGGCCGGCGACCGGGCCTGGGACGCCGGGCAGGCGGCAGACCTCTCACTGACCTCCGAAGGCGAGGGTCACACCGACGACGAGGGCCACACCGACGACGAGGGCCACACCGACGACGAGGGCCACACCGACGACGAGGGCCACACCGACGACGAGGGCCACGCGCACGAGGAGGGAGCGGCCGACCCTCACTTCTGGCTGGACCCGACCCGGCTCGCCGCCGTGGGGGACGCGCTCGCCGAGCGGCTGACCGAACTCGACCCGGAGGGCGAGTCGACCTATGAGGAGAACGCCGCAGCGCTGCGTGCCGAGCTCGAGGCGCTGGACCAGGAGATGCAGGCCGGACTCGCGGACTGCGCCGTGACCACCCTGGTCACGAGCCATGACGCCTTCGGGTACCTCGCGGATCGGTACGGTCTGGAGGTGGTCGGCATCAGCGGGCTGAGCCCCTCGCAGGAGCCTCGGCCCTCGCAGCTCGCGGAGATCGCCACCCTGGTCGGCGACCGCGGCGTCACCACCGTCTACACCGAGACGCTGGTGGATCCGGCCGTCGCCGAGACCGTCGCGCAGGAGGCGGGGGTGCAGACCGCCGTCCTCGACCCGCTGGAGGGGCTGACCGACGAGTCGGCGGGCGACGACTACGTCCAGGTGATGCGCGCCAATCTCGCGACCCTCCAGGAGGGCCAGTCCTGTTCATGA
- a CDS encoding metal ABC transporter ATP-binding protein has translation MTATPGEDLAVRIRDASIGYGDVPILGGLDLTVGRGEALAVLGSNGSGKTTLARGLLGLATVLGGEVAVLGAPVGRRRERGRVGYVPQRHTVSGAVPATVREVVSVGRLARKGLLRRLGPVDRAAVGEAVAAVGLADRMEEPVASLSGGQQRRVLVARALAAQPELLIMDEPTAGVDAASQQALAGVLAQVSAAGTTLLVVTHEAGPLSGVLTRAVVVDHGRIRYDGPLPEAAAHGGHGDEHCAEPEPPVRGYRLDQPTVSVRTAGGGR, from the coding sequence ATGACCGCCACGCCCGGCGAGGACCTCGCCGTCCGCATCCGCGACGCCAGCATCGGCTACGGCGACGTGCCGATCCTCGGCGGCCTCGACCTGACCGTCGGCCGGGGCGAGGCGCTCGCCGTCCTCGGCTCGAACGGCTCCGGGAAGACGACGCTGGCCCGCGGCCTGCTCGGCCTCGCCACCGTGCTCGGTGGCGAGGTCGCCGTGCTCGGTGCACCGGTCGGGCGACGGCGCGAGCGGGGCCGGGTGGGCTACGTCCCGCAGCGCCACACGGTCAGCGGAGCGGTACCGGCCACGGTCCGGGAGGTCGTCTCCGTGGGCCGGCTCGCGCGCAAGGGGCTCCTCCGCCGGCTCGGCCCTGTCGACCGCGCCGCCGTCGGCGAGGCCGTCGCGGCGGTCGGTCTCGCCGACCGGATGGAGGAGCCGGTCGCCTCGCTGTCCGGCGGCCAGCAGCGCCGGGTGCTCGTCGCACGCGCCCTGGCCGCCCAGCCCGAGCTGCTGATCATGGACGAGCCCACCGCCGGGGTGGACGCCGCGAGCCAGCAGGCCCTGGCCGGCGTGCTCGCCCAGGTGTCGGCCGCCGGCACCACCCTCCTCGTCGTGACCCACGAGGCCGGGCCGCTGTCGGGGGTGCTGACCCGGGCCGTCGTCGTCGACCACGGCCGGATCCGCTACGACGGTCCGCTGCCGGAGGCGGCTGCGCACGGCGGCCACGGCGACGAGCACTGCGCCGAGCCGGAGCCGCCGGTGCGGGGATACCGGCTGGACCAGCCCACCGTCTCCGTCCGGACGGCCGGCGGGGGACGATGA
- a CDS encoding metal ABC transporter permease: MEILEYGFMQRALLASLMVGLVAPAVGVFLVQRRLSLLGDGLGHVALTGVGIGVLTSTAPVGAALVAAVLGAVLIELVRARGRTSGDVALAVLFYGGIAGGVVLLSLAPRGQATNLEAYLFGAITTTSNADLAVFAVITVAVLAVVGLLGARLYAVSDDEEYARAVGLPVLGLNVVLAALVACTVVLSMRVVGLLLISALMIVPSAVAQLLARSFRQALFLACALGLVVSVSGTAASYYTGTPSGGTIVLIAIALFLTVSAGVALRDATARRRHRRRGEVHAAHPHVHGDGCGHPPVRHGDHVDYDHDGHLHAPHLTGAGVHYDEHGTTRPPVEPAAARETP; the protein is encoded by the coding sequence GTGGAGATCCTCGAGTACGGATTCATGCAGCGGGCGCTGCTCGCATCGCTGATGGTCGGCCTGGTCGCGCCGGCGGTCGGCGTCTTCCTGGTCCAGCGGCGACTGTCGCTGCTCGGCGACGGCCTGGGGCACGTCGCGCTGACCGGTGTCGGCATCGGCGTCCTCACGTCGACGGCGCCGGTCGGCGCCGCTCTGGTCGCCGCGGTCCTCGGTGCGGTGCTCATCGAACTGGTGCGGGCCCGCGGTCGCACCAGCGGTGACGTCGCGCTCGCCGTCCTGTTCTACGGCGGCATCGCCGGCGGCGTGGTGCTGCTCAGCCTCGCCCCCCGCGGTCAGGCGACCAATCTGGAGGCCTACCTCTTCGGGGCGATCACGACGACCAGCAACGCCGACCTCGCCGTCTTCGCGGTCATCACCGTGGCCGTGCTCGCCGTCGTCGGCCTGCTCGGTGCCCGGCTGTACGCGGTCAGCGACGACGAGGAGTACGCCCGCGCGGTCGGGCTGCCCGTGCTCGGCCTCAACGTCGTGCTCGCCGCCCTCGTCGCGTGCACGGTGGTGCTCTCGATGCGCGTGGTCGGCCTGCTCCTGATCAGCGCGCTGATGATCGTGCCGAGCGCCGTCGCCCAGCTGTTGGCCCGCAGCTTCCGCCAGGCGCTGTTCCTGGCGTGCGCACTCGGCCTCGTGGTCAGCGTCTCGGGGACGGCGGCGTCCTACTACACCGGCACCCCGTCGGGTGGAACCATCGTGCTGATCGCCATCGCGTTGTTCCTGACCGTCTCGGCGGGCGTGGCCCTGCGCGATGCGACCGCACGCCGCCGGCACCGTCGCCGCGGCGAGGTGCACGCCGCCCATCCACACGTCCACGGCGACGGCTGCGGGCACCCACCGGTGCGGCACGGCGACCATGTCGACTACGACCACGACGGCCACCTGCACGCACCGCACCTGACCGGCGCGGGGGTCCACTACGACGAGCACGGCACGACCCGGCCGCCCGTCGAGCCGGCCGCCGCGAGGGAGACCCCGTGA